The Salmo salar chromosome ssa06, Ssal_v3.1, whole genome shotgun sequence genome window below encodes:
- the LOC106607438 gene encoding mitochondrial import receptor subunit TOM7 homolog — translation MAKFSKETKQRLQTVFQAGQFVIRWGFIPTVLYLGFARGGDPGMPEPNILSLLWG, via the coding sequence ATGGCGAAGTTCAGCAAGGAGACCAAACAACGCCTGCAGACGGTATTCCAGGCCGGACAGTTCGTCATCCGCTGGGGTTTCATCCCCACGGTGCTCTATCTGGGTTTTGCTCGTGGTGGGGATCCTGGAATGCCTGAGCCAAACATCCTAAGTCTGCTGTGGGGCTGA